Proteins encoded in a region of the Bartonella taylorii genome:
- a CDS encoding 2'-deoxycytidine 5'-triphosphate deaminase, whose protein sequence is MVRVNGILADNDIQALIDNDILKALWPFDATQIQPASLDLRLGEKAYRIRASFMPGLDVKVLDKLERLKLHEFDLRHGAVLETGCVYIVPLLENLALPEILSAVANPKSSTGRLDIFTRVITDNAQEFDKICAGYHGPLYLEISPRTFPILVRTGSRLSQLRFRKGYSYLNEIELHALHRDETLLSDDMPNISEDGIGLSINLKGDENGLVGYRAKHHTSVIDIDKRAVAQVLDFWEPLFDRGQRELILDPNEFYILVSREAVHVPPLYAAEMTPFDPLVGEFRVHYAGFFDPGFGHMEAGGKGAKAVLEVRSHEVPFILEHGQIIGRLIYEHMLNRPLALYGHDSGSHYQAQRLKLSKHFK, encoded by the coding sequence ATGGTGCGTGTAAACGGTATCCTTGCAGATAATGATATACAAGCTTTGATTGATAATGACATTCTCAAAGCTCTTTGGCCATTTGATGCAACCCAAATACAACCCGCAAGTCTTGATCTTCGTTTAGGGGAAAAAGCTTATCGTATACGGGCTTCCTTTATGCCGGGGCTTGATGTAAAAGTTTTAGATAAGCTCGAACGGTTAAAGTTGCACGAATTTGATTTGCGACACGGAGCCGTCTTGGAAACAGGTTGTGTTTATATTGTTCCTCTTTTAGAAAATTTAGCTTTACCAGAAATCTTATCAGCAGTTGCCAATCCTAAAAGTTCTACGGGACGATTAGATATTTTTACGCGTGTAATTACAGATAATGCTCAGGAATTTGATAAAATTTGTGCGGGTTATCATGGTCCACTTTATCTTGAAATTAGTCCACGAACATTTCCAATTTTGGTACGTACTGGTTCACGTTTATCTCAGCTCCGGTTTCGTAAGGGATACAGTTATTTAAATGAAATTGAGCTGCATGCTTTGCATAGAGATGAAACACTGTTATCGGATGATATGCCTAATATTAGCGAGGATGGTATTGGGCTTTCCATTAATTTGAAGGGAGACGAAAACGGGCTGGTGGGCTATCGTGCTAAACATCATACAAGTGTTATTGATATTGATAAACGCGCTGTTGCTCAAGTTCTAGATTTTTGGGAACCTCTTTTTGACCGTGGTCAAAGGGAACTGATTCTTGATCCTAATGAGTTTTATATTTTAGTCTCGCGAGAAGCTGTCCATGTTCCTCCGCTTTATGCCGCTGAAATGACCCCCTTTGATCCCTTGGTTGGTGAGTTTAGAGTGCATTATGCAGGTTTTTTTGACCCAGGATTTGGGCACATGGAAGCAGGTGGGAAAGGGGCAAAAGCGGTTTTGGAAGTGCGTAGCCATGAAGTACCATTTATTTTGGAGCATGGCCAAATTATTGGCCGTTTAATCTATGAACACATGCTTAACCGACCGTTAGCACTTTATGGACATGATTCTGGATCACATTACCAAGCACAGAGATTAAAGTTATCTAAGCATTTTAAATGA
- the lldD gene encoding FMN-dependent L-lactate dehydrogenase LldD, producing MIISSTLDYRKAAKRRLPPFLFHYIDGGAYAEETLRRNCTDLQALALRQRILREVGEVDLSTKLFDQTLNLPIILAPVGLTGMYARRGEVQAARAAIAKGIPFTLSSVSVCPIAEVQKAVGSAFWFQLYVLKDRGFMRDALERAWTSGVRTLVFTVDMPVPGARYRDAHSGMSGPYAGLRRILQAFTHPYWAWNVGIMGRPHDLGNVSTYLKKKIALDDYVGWLGANFDPSIGWSDLQWIRDFWKGKMILKGILDPEDAREAVRFGADGLVVSNHGGRQLDGVLSTARALPAIAAVVKGDLAILVDSGVRSGLDVVRMIAQGADAVMIGRAFVYALATAGEKGVAHLLDLFANEMRVAMTLTGAQTVKEITRESLVNTDALQS from the coding sequence ATGATTATTTCCTCAACACTTGATTATCGCAAAGCAGCAAAACGTCGTCTTCCCCCTTTTCTTTTTCACTATATCGATGGGGGAGCTTATGCTGAAGAAACGCTGCGACGTAATTGTACAGATCTTCAAGCACTTGCACTGCGTCAAAGAATTTTGAGAGAGGTTGGTGAAGTTGATCTTTCAACAAAACTTTTTGATCAAACACTGAATTTACCGATTATACTTGCACCCGTTGGGTTAACGGGCATGTATGCACGCCGTGGTGAGGTACAAGCTGCACGTGCAGCCATTGCAAAAGGTATTCCCTTTACCTTATCCTCAGTTTCAGTTTGCCCCATTGCAGAAGTCCAGAAGGCAGTAGGAAGTGCATTTTGGTTTCAACTTTATGTGCTCAAAGATCGTGGATTTATGCGTGATGCATTAGAGCGAGCTTGGACATCTGGTGTGCGCACATTAGTTTTTACAGTTGATATGCCGGTTCCTGGTGCGCGTTATCGTGATGCGCATTCAGGAATGTCAGGACCTTATGCGGGATTACGCCGGATTTTACAAGCTTTTACCCATCCATATTGGGCTTGGAATGTTGGTATTATGGGGCGGCCGCATGATCTTGGCAATGTTTCCACTTATCTCAAAAAGAAAATTGCATTGGACGATTATGTTGGTTGGCTTGGTGCAAATTTTGATCCATCAATTGGTTGGTCTGACCTGCAATGGATTCGGGATTTTTGGAAAGGAAAAATGATTTTGAAAGGTATACTTGATCCAGAAGATGCACGTGAAGCAGTGCGGTTTGGTGCGGATGGTCTCGTTGTTTCTAATCATGGTGGGCGTCAACTTGATGGTGTATTATCAACTGCACGAGCATTGCCAGCAATTGCCGCGGTGGTAAAGGGTGATTTGGCTATTTTAGTGGATTCTGGTGTTCGTTCTGGCCTTGATGTTGTACGCATGATAGCTCAAGGTGCGGATGCCGTTATGATTGGTCGTGCTTTTGTTTACGCGCTTGCAACAGCGGGCGAGAAAGGTGTTGCTCATCTCCTTGATCTTTTTGCAAATGAAATGCGAGTAGCTATGACGTTGACCGGTGCACAAACAGTTAAAGAGATTACGCGTGAGAGTTTAGTGAATACAGATGCTTTGCAATCATGA
- the mutL gene encoding DNA mismatch repair endonuclease MutL codes for MTIRHLSENIINQIAAGEVIERPANVVKELVENAIDAGATRIEIVTANGGKNFIKVSDNGCGIPADQLILAVSRHCTSKITDDVHNICFLGFRGEALPSIGSVAKLKLTSRTQDADNATEIIVTAGKIVGPKPAAANLGTIVEVRDLFFVTPARLKFMKTDRAETNAITDMIKRIAIAFPHIRFSLSGSDRTSMELPATQNNTQGQLQRITQIMGKEFAPNSIALNAERESVRLTGFACLPSFNRSNSLHQFAYVNGRPVRDKFLWGAIRGAYADVMTRDRYPVSILFIDLPPADVDVNVHPTKADVRFRDSGLIRGLIVGAIREALHQTGVRPTSTRSEAMLAAFQIQQPLANSKSTQPASSYSSQPYHFSSASMIHQPLDTNSSFGLKEDATPLMEGLDTPSGDAYIPNTIASQEELSYPLGAARAQIHKNYIIAQTQDSLVIVDQHAAHERLVYEELKNALYSKPLPSQLLLIPEIVELSEEDATCLLTHKDALQKFGLGIEPFGPGAIVVRETPSMLGEINVQALIKDLADEAAEYDTTDNLKAMLDYVAATMACHGSIRSGRLLRPEEMNALLRQIEATPNTGTCNHGRPTYIELKLADIERLFSRK; via the coding sequence ATGACCATACGCCATCTTAGCGAAAATATTATTAATCAAATTGCCGCCGGCGAAGTTATTGAACGGCCAGCAAATGTTGTCAAAGAGCTTGTTGAAAATGCCATTGACGCTGGAGCAACTCGAATTGAAATTGTTACAGCAAACGGTGGAAAAAATTTTATAAAGGTGAGTGATAATGGCTGTGGTATTCCGGCAGATCAGTTAATTTTAGCAGTTTCTCGCCATTGTACCTCAAAAATTACTGATGATGTGCATAATATCTGCTTCTTAGGATTTAGAGGAGAAGCCTTACCCTCTATTGGTTCTGTTGCTAAACTTAAATTAACTTCACGAACGCAAGATGCTGATAATGCTACTGAAATTATTGTCACAGCAGGAAAAATTGTTGGACCGAAACCGGCGGCTGCAAATCTTGGAACGATCGTTGAAGTTCGTGACCTCTTCTTTGTTACTCCAGCACGGCTAAAATTTATGAAAACTGATCGGGCTGAAACGAATGCCATTACCGATATGATTAAACGAATTGCTATTGCATTTCCGCATATCCGCTTTTCTCTTTCAGGATCAGACAGAACTTCTATGGAATTACCTGCTACGCAAAATAATACCCAAGGACAATTACAACGTATTACACAAATTATGGGTAAAGAATTTGCTCCCAACAGTATCGCACTTAATGCTGAACGCGAATCAGTCCGGTTGACAGGGTTTGCTTGTTTGCCATCCTTCAACCGTAGTAATAGCCTTCATCAATTTGCTTATGTTAATGGGCGTCCAGTGCGCGATAAATTCCTCTGGGGAGCGATTCGAGGAGCTTATGCTGATGTCATGACGCGGGATCGTTATCCTGTCTCCATTCTTTTTATTGATCTACCACCCGCCGATGTAGATGTTAACGTGCATCCAACAAAAGCGGATGTACGATTCCGTGATTCAGGGCTCATTCGCGGTTTAATTGTCGGAGCAATTCGTGAAGCGTTACATCAAACGGGTGTTCGTCCTACTTCAACGCGTTCTGAAGCAATGTTGGCTGCATTTCAAATACAACAGCCATTGGCAAATTCAAAGAGCACTCAGCCGGCTTCTTCTTACAGCTCACAGCCCTATCATTTTTCATCCGCATCAATGATTCATCAACCATTGGATACTAATAGCTCTTTTGGTTTAAAGGAAGATGCGACTCCTCTTATGGAGGGCTTAGATACGCCAAGTGGTGATGCCTACATTCCAAACACTATAGCTTCACAAGAAGAATTATCTTATCCACTAGGAGCTGCCAGAGCACAAATCCATAAAAACTATATTATTGCTCAAACCCAAGATAGTTTGGTTATTGTCGATCAGCATGCTGCTCACGAACGATTGGTTTATGAAGAGCTCAAGAATGCACTTTATTCCAAACCGCTTCCTTCACAATTGCTACTTATTCCTGAAATTGTAGAACTCTCTGAAGAAGACGCAACATGCCTTTTAACGCATAAAGATGCTTTGCAGAAATTTGGTTTAGGCATAGAACCATTTGGACCTGGTGCAATCGTTGTGCGTGAAACACCCTCTATGTTAGGAGAAATCAACGTACAAGCCCTCATTAAGGATCTCGCAGACGAGGCCGCGGAATATGATACGACAGATAATTTAAAAGCAATGCTTGATTATGTTGCAGCAACAATGGCTTGTCATGGCTCAATACGGTCAGGGCGCCTTTTACGTCCCGAAGAAATGAATGCACTGTTACGACAAATAGAAGCAACACCAAATACAGGTACGTGTAATCACGGTCGTCCTACTTATATTGAACTAAAATTGGCTGATATAGAGAGACTTTTTAGTAGAAAATAG
- a CDS encoding transketolase family protein yields MDNYHQETQTTVKFSNLEILNKTLIKIAQFDKDIVVLTADSRISGKIDQFAKYYPKRIVEVGIAEQNLVGVAAGLASCGKKPFVVSQACFLTTRALEQIKVDVAYCENPVRLIGISAGISYGALGATHHAISDFASLRAIPNMRIIAPADNKETEAAILSTLSNSTSVYIRLGKHAVKNIHRDSSRIDINKASVIQRGKDILLLATGETVQICLDAAEELQKYEAIPTVVSIPTIRPLDDVSVLELCKSHKSVVVCEEHSTNGGLGDTIARLLIEHSIVCKFASLGIPDEPICNGCQLDVLANYGISWDGIAKTALAMK; encoded by the coding sequence ATGGATAATTATCATCAAGAAACACAAACTACCGTAAAGTTTTCAAACCTCGAAATTTTGAATAAAACTCTTATAAAAATAGCGCAATTTGATAAAGATATTGTTGTTTTAACAGCTGATTCACGAATATCTGGGAAGATTGACCAATTCGCAAAGTACTATCCAAAGCGTATTGTAGAAGTTGGAATTGCCGAACAAAATTTGGTAGGCGTTGCGGCTGGTCTTGCCTCGTGTGGAAAAAAGCCATTTGTGGTTTCTCAGGCTTGTTTTTTGACAACGCGTGCACTTGAACAAATAAAGGTAGATGTCGCTTATTGTGAAAATCCTGTTAGATTGATTGGCATTAGTGCTGGTATTAGCTATGGAGCGCTGGGAGCAACACATCATGCCATTTCCGATTTTGCTTCGCTTCGTGCTATTCCTAACATGCGCATCATTGCTCCTGCGGATAATAAAGAAACGGAGGCTGCAATTCTTTCGACGCTAAGCAATTCTACGTCTGTTTATATACGTTTAGGTAAGCATGCAGTTAAAAATATTCATAGAGATTCTTCAAGAATAGATATCAATAAAGCTTCTGTTATACAAAGGGGAAAAGATATTCTCTTACTTGCCACTGGTGAGACCGTTCAGATTTGTCTCGATGCTGCTGAAGAACTCCAAAAATATGAAGCTATACCAACAGTTGTAAGTATACCAACAATTCGCCCTTTGGATGATGTATCTGTGCTAGAATTATGCAAATCCCATAAATCTGTTGTTGTCTGTGAAGAACATAGCACGAATGGAGGGCTTGGAGATACAATTGCCAGATTACTTATAGAACATAGCATTGTATGTAAATTTGCATCGCTAGGAATACCGGATGAGCCGATTTGTAATGGATGCCAATTAGATGTTTTAGCAAATTATGGAATCAGCTGGGATGGTATAGCGAAAACTGCGTTAGCAATGAAATAA
- a CDS encoding DUF2093 domain-containing protein translates to MFSSNEREAKIHYSNNGYKIIEYGTYTLCAVSGQKIPIDDLKYWNHHRQEAYASCEISYHRELECNPYLNQLLKAQKK, encoded by the coding sequence ATGTTTTCTAGTAATGAACGCGAAGCAAAAATTCATTATTCTAATAATGGATATAAAATTATAGAATATGGAACTTATACCCTCTGTGCCGTTAGCGGGCAAAAAATCCCGATAGACGATTTAAAATATTGGAACCATCACCGCCAAGAAGCATATGCTAGTTGTGAGATTTCTTATCATCGCGAACTTGAATGCAATCCATATCTCAATCAATTGTTAAAAGCACAAAAAAAATAA
- a CDS encoding transketolase: MAYASNKADIYDAICSLRLRLKILDLIKRAKSGHIASSLSCIDFIYILYKYILQINPTRIHDINRDRYVQSKGHAVEALYIVLSEMGYFDPKLLDTYLKFGSNFIGHVTKKVPGIEQSTGSLGHGLSLGAGMALSGQLNSQSYRVFVLLGDGEMTEGSIWEAVLFSAHYKLSNLIAIVDRNRLQITDTTDILMKTEPLADKFTSFGWHVVEIDGHDITQLKTSLGLPPFHKDKPTAIIMNTIKGSGISYMENNITWHHKVPTDEEYNLAVNEIKTKIQLMGA, from the coding sequence ATGGCTTATGCAAGTAATAAAGCAGATATTTACGATGCAATTTGTTCTCTCCGTTTACGACTTAAAATACTTGATCTCATTAAAAGAGCGAAATCTGGTCACATAGCTAGTAGTCTTTCCTGCATTGATTTCATTTATATCTTATACAAATATATTCTTCAAATAAATCCAACGCGTATCCATGATATTAATCGCGATCGTTATGTTCAAAGTAAAGGACATGCGGTTGAAGCATTGTATATTGTATTATCAGAAATGGGATATTTTGATCCTAAACTTCTCGATACTTATTTAAAATTCGGTTCAAATTTTATAGGCCATGTAACCAAAAAAGTCCCTGGCATCGAGCAAAGCACAGGCTCTCTTGGTCATGGCTTATCTCTTGGTGCAGGAATGGCTCTTTCTGGACAGCTTAATTCTCAATCTTACCGTGTTTTTGTGCTTCTTGGCGATGGTGAAATGACAGAGGGATCCATCTGGGAGGCTGTACTATTTTCAGCGCATTATAAACTCAGTAATCTTATAGCAATTGTCGATAGAAATCGGCTACAAATTACTGATACGACTGATATCTTAATGAAAACAGAGCCCTTAGCAGATAAATTTACAAGTTTTGGCTGGCATGTTGTAGAAATTGATGGTCACGATATAACACAACTAAAGACATCGTTAGGATTACCTCCATTCCATAAGGACAAACCAACAGCAATAATTATGAACACGATAAAGGGCTCTGGAATTTCCTACATGGAAAATAACATAACTTGGCACCATAAAGTTCCAACAGATGAAGAATATAATCTTGCTGTCAATGAAATTAAGACAAAAATTCAATTAATGGGAGCATGA